The Mesorhizobium loti genome includes a region encoding these proteins:
- a CDS encoding sel1 repeat family protein: MRISELLRSSVFSALVVIATFGATFGAVGQAMAFDDKVFDDKTGVKPQSSPWAVFQFGFSAYKNGHKEQAAEAYKYAAENGQIGATWKLARMYAEGDGVARDDYEAFKFFSEIVDQDVEPGSPEESYVSDALVALGDYLRTGIPGSPVTENEVAAQEYYMRAAANYRNPNAQFEMGQMFLKGEGGVKASVKQAGRWFQLAAEKGHAGAQATLGHLLFQSGKIVRGLAMMTAALERASPADQPWIRGMQEEAFATAGEADRRTAISLADDILTKGNNADQ, encoded by the coding sequence ATGCGGATATCTGAGTTGTTGAGGTCGTCTGTCTTTTCGGCACTGGTCGTGATCGCCACTTTTGGCGCGACCTTTGGCGCCGTGGGCCAGGCCATGGCCTTCGACGACAAGGTGTTCGACGACAAGACCGGCGTGAAGCCGCAATCCAGCCCCTGGGCGGTGTTCCAGTTCGGTTTCTCCGCCTACAAGAACGGCCACAAGGAACAGGCCGCCGAGGCCTATAAATACGCCGCCGAGAACGGCCAGATCGGCGCCACCTGGAAGCTTGCCCGCATGTATGCCGAGGGCGATGGCGTGGCGCGCGACGACTATGAGGCGTTCAAGTTCTTTTCGGAGATCGTCGACCAGGATGTCGAGCCCGGCTCGCCCGAGGAAAGCTATGTCTCCGACGCGCTGGTGGCGCTTGGCGACTATCTGCGCACGGGCATTCCGGGCAGCCCGGTCACCGAGAACGAGGTGGCGGCCCAGGAATATTACATGCGCGCCGCCGCCAACTACCGCAATCCGAACGCGCAGTTCGAGATGGGGCAGATGTTCCTTAAGGGCGAGGGCGGCGTGAAGGCCAGCGTCAAGCAGGCCGGGCGCTGGTTCCAGCTTGCCGCCGAGAAGGGCCATGCCGGCGCTCAGGCGACGCTTGGCCACCTGTTGTTCCAGAGCGGCAAGATCGTTCGCGGCCTGGCGATGATGACGGCAGCGCTCGAACGCGCTTCGCCGGCCGATCAGCCCTGGATCCGCGGCATGCAGGAGGAGGCATTCGCCACCGCAGGCGAAGCCGACCGCCGCACCGCGATCTCGCTGGCTGATGACATCCTCACCAAGGGCAACAACGCGGACCAGTAG